In one Leptospiraceae bacterium genomic region, the following are encoded:
- a CDS encoding choice-of-anchor D domain-containing protein codes for MKFLLRLTFIIFLMFHLHSCVLEPTPSVNLKNLLVIGNTSTPDISISVDGQEYLSGSAYQISSSPGNSSFVTFTLSNLGNLDLNIEETSPSLSGEASSSYQIIAEPVRTISAGSSSSFVVSYTPSSSGTFNATLTISSNDPDEGTYIINIKGLTTGPEIEVSQNSTSISSGGSYDFGALDPGNYSTRTFTINNTGDSELSLSGVSLSGANAASFSVEIQPAFNISASGFTSFSIKFSSIVGGTYTATLTILSNDSDEGTFTIQLTGTGLGPEINLVQGSTNLVSGTSYYDFGNQGNASSSEVITFTIQNTGNTDLVLSGSPVLSFSGANSSDFSIISQASSPVAASSNTTFSLQFTPSGLGQRQATLSIANNDSDESLYVINLRGYGLNDGGCALIKTGTNLDKIIFMTATKYNGNLGGVSAADSKCNSDANAPKGKTFKALLGGTARSLSKDWPLQANIRYFKTDGTCIFKTNSSSIHDFTGGNWQASMAGSAAYYWTGLTTTFALSGINCDDWTNSSSGDGTIGFANKSDSDAIEASSALGVCNWVTKSLLCIEQ; via the coding sequence ATGAAATTTTTATTGAGATTAACGTTTATAATTTTTCTGATGTTTCATCTACATTCCTGCGTATTAGAACCTACACCTTCTGTAAATTTAAAAAATCTCTTAGTAATTGGTAATACTTCGACCCCTGATATATCCATTTCGGTAGATGGGCAGGAATATCTCAGTGGAAGTGCCTATCAAATTAGTTCCAGTCCGGGGAATTCTAGCTTTGTTACGTTTACCCTATCTAACCTGGGAAATTTAGACTTAAATATTGAGGAGACATCTCCCTCCCTGAGTGGAGAAGCATCTTCTTCTTATCAGATAATTGCAGAGCCGGTAAGAACAATTTCCGCCGGATCCAGTAGTAGTTTTGTCGTAAGTTATACGCCTTCTTCAAGTGGAACTTTTAATGCTACACTTACAATTTCCAGTAACGATCCGGATGAGGGTACTTATATTATCAATATAAAAGGGCTCACAACAGGACCGGAAATTGAAGTTAGTCAGAATTCAACATCGATTAGTTCGGGAGGAAGTTACGATTTTGGTGCACTAGATCCCGGCAATTATTCTACTCGAACATTCACGATAAATAATACGGGAGACTCCGAACTTAGCCTGAGCGGGGTAAGTCTCAGCGGAGCAAATGCAGCTTCCTTTAGTGTAGAAATTCAGCCAGCTTTTAATATTTCTGCATCGGGTTTTACAAGCTTTTCTATCAAATTCAGTTCCATTGTGGGTGGGACGTATACGGCAACCCTTACTATTTTAAGTAATGATAGCGATGAAGGAACCTTTACGATTCAACTTACAGGAACGGGGCTCGGGCCGGAAATAAATCTCGTACAGGGAAGCACAAATTTAGTTTCCGGAACCTCCTATTATGATTTTGGAAACCAGGGGAATGCTTCCTCTTCAGAAGTAATTACCTTTACCATCCAAAATACAGGAAACACAGATTTGGTTTTAAGCGGAAGTCCTGTTTTGAGTTTCAGTGGTGCTAATTCTTCCGACTTTTCTATTATTTCGCAAGCTTCAAGCCCGGTTGCAGCTTCTTCCAATACTACGTTTAGCTTGCAATTTACACCTTCCGGTCTCGGACAGAGACAGGCTACTTTAAGTATCGCGAATAATGATAGTGATGAAAGTCTGTATGTTATAAATTTGAGGGGTTACGGTTTAAATGATGGAGGCTGCGCTCTTATAAAAACCGGTACCAATCTTGATAAAATCATTTTTATGACTGCTACAAAATATAATGGAAATTTGGGAGGAGTCAGTGCTGCCGATTCAAAGTGTAATTCAGATGCCAATGCCCCGAAGGGAAAAACGTTTAAAGCATTATTGGGTGGTACCGCTAGGAGTCTTTCAAAAGACTGGCCTTTACAAGCCAATATTAGATATTTTAAAACAGATGGAACCTGTATATTTAAAACAAATTCTTCTTCAATTCATGACTTTACCGGTGGTAACTGGCAGGCCTCTATGGCGGGTTCTGCTGCTTATTATTGGACCGGTCTTACCACAACCTTTGCACTTTCCGGCATCAATTGCGATGATTGGACTAATAGTTCCTCAGGTGATGGAACTATTGGCTTTGCAAATAAGTCCGACAGCGATGCCATAGAAGCTTCTTCAGCACTGGGAGTTTGTAATTGGGTAACAAAGAGTTTGCTCTGCATTGAGCAGTAA
- a CDS encoding response regulator yields MRRIYKILLVEDEEINGKILSHTMEKYNFSIDFALDANAAFRLFNPKTYDLLIVDIRLPGLDGFDVIQRIREQEPTIPVMMITASERKENVERAMQYKVQAFLLKPLIPERLKRKILQTLSIQEDELFSKQQNPFQCSVKQVSNIELEVNLKGCPLRKLDVGDVLKETLSFFAKNREISYIDFDVDEGLLYYPDSLIMLDEIVARILKSTRLLPAELFFKGLYFQNVEKKELQKLPHLSRCKFQTPVPLR; encoded by the coding sequence ATGCGCAGGATTTACAAAATTTTACTGGTAGAAGATGAAGAAATCAATGGCAAAATACTTTCTCACACAATGGAGAAATATAACTTCTCGATTGACTTTGCACTCGATGCCAATGCTGCCTTTCGGCTTTTCAACCCCAAAACCTATGATTTGTTAATTGTCGATATTCGTCTTCCGGGCCTGGATGGTTTTGATGTTATCCAGAGGATTCGGGAGCAGGAACCGACCATACCTGTAATGATGATAACAGCCTCCGAAAGAAAAGAAAACGTAGAAAGGGCCATGCAATATAAAGTACAGGCTTTTCTTTTAAAACCTCTTATCCCCGAAAGGCTAAAGCGAAAAATCTTACAGACCCTAAGTATACAGGAAGACGAACTATTCAGTAAGCAACAAAATCCTTTTCAATGCTCTGTAAAACAGGTATCCAATATAGAATTAGAAGTCAATCTGAAAGGTTGTCCGCTTCGCAAATTAGATGTGGGTGATGTATTAAAAGAAACTCTTTCTTTTTTTGCGAAAAATAGAGAGATCTCCTACATCGACTTTGATGTGGATGAAGGACTTTTATATTATCCGGATAGTCTCATCATGCTCGACGAAATAGTGGCTCGCATCTTAAAAAGTACGCGCCTTCTTCCTGCTGAACTGTTCTTCAAAGGTTTATATTTTCAAAATGTGGAAAAAAAAGAACTCCAAAAACTTCCCCATTTATCACGTTGTAAATTTCAAACCCCGGTTCCTCTCAGATAA
- a CDS encoding M23 family metallopeptidase, with translation MKIICRWLYLQAILFSFLIQPIFSDTHQRSFIWPVKTTNISDKLSSLFGESRGDHFHNGLDISSINEPVLAMEDGKILYSRYKSDSPFEETLGPGNVVWLSHGRGYLSAYYHMKAKSRKNVFENLDLKKGEKLGVTGNTGHSSGAHLHFVIASHYGKKIINPLDVLPPVIDSHRPILGALILTIGENYTYINDGDNINLSQGYPISIIAMDRGEKSGQKRGLHGIKFSLNGKPVKQSTFNYISLFKGRWVNDSGISFDELFFRGNYYLGSPDLPAGYNTVTVEAWDYFEQTTRKEFRFHVNRINR, from the coding sequence ATGAAAATAATTTGCAGATGGCTATATCTACAGGCTATTCTTTTTTCCTTTTTAATTCAACCTATTTTCTCAGATACACACCAGAGATCCTTCATCTGGCCTGTTAAAACTACAAATATTTCAGATAAACTTTCCTCTCTTTTTGGCGAGTCCAGAGGGGATCATTTTCATAATGGACTTGATATTTCCTCTATTAATGAGCCTGTGCTGGCCATGGAAGATGGTAAAATTTTATACTCAAGGTATAAATCCGATTCTCCCTTCGAGGAAACCCTCGGTCCCGGCAATGTTGTCTGGCTCAGCCACGGTCGCGGGTATTTGTCTGCCTATTATCACATGAAAGCGAAATCCAGAAAAAATGTTTTTGAGAATTTGGATTTAAAAAAGGGAGAAAAACTGGGTGTAACAGGGAACACAGGACACTCAAGCGGGGCACATCTTCACTTTGTAATTGCTTCTCATTACGGAAAAAAAATCATTAACCCCCTTGATGTTCTTCCGCCGGTTATCGACTCTCACCGCCCTATTTTAGGTGCCCTGATTTTAACCATAGGAGAAAACTATACTTACATTAATGATGGGGACAACATTAACCTCTCGCAGGGATATCCGATTTCCATTATAGCTATGGATAGAGGAGAAAAATCCGGCCAGAAAAGAGGTCTGCATGGAATTAAGTTTTCACTAAACGGGAAACCTGTAAAACAAAGCACATTTAATTATATAAGCCTATTTAAAGGTCGTTGGGTTAACGATTCGGGCATAAGTTTTGATGAGCTTTTTTTCAGAGGTAATTATTATCTCGGTTCTCCGGATCTTCCGGCAGGATATAATACAGTGACCGTAGAAGCCTGGGATTATTTCGAGCAAACCACCCGTAAAGAGTTCCGTTTTCACGTAAATCGAATCAATCGATGA
- the galT gene encoding galactose-1-phosphate uridylyltransferase, whose product MSEIRQNLITRDWVIIAKERAKRPHEFAKQQDDINTIPPYKDNCPFCAGNESLGTREILRIPEIGNWKVRIIENKYPALSPEGERNRWNDGLYNNISGVGIHEVVVDTPKHNVPTAFLPVSDIYNILLSYKLRYMQIRNDRRLEAVVIFKNHGEAAGSSLEHPHSQIAATPVVPYQFRARIQEVIRYFDDTGNCIFCRTLLDEIATASRIIAENDSFLAFIPYAALSPFHTWIFPRYHASSYDMISESELKDLSAILKEVLLRLYYGLGNPDYNYTIRSAPLADMNTRYYHWYLSIIPRVTKQAGFELGSGMFINSSIPEESASYLREVTIPKEFI is encoded by the coding sequence ATGTCAGAGATAAGACAAAACCTCATAACTCGAGATTGGGTGATAATAGCAAAGGAAAGAGCCAAACGTCCTCATGAATTTGCAAAGCAACAGGATGATATAAATACAATTCCTCCTTACAAAGACAACTGCCCTTTTTGTGCCGGAAATGAATCACTCGGAACCAGAGAAATTTTAAGGATCCCGGAAATCGGAAATTGGAAGGTTCGAATCATAGAAAATAAATACCCGGCTCTTTCTCCGGAGGGAGAAAGGAATCGCTGGAATGATGGACTTTATAATAATATAAGCGGAGTAGGAATTCATGAGGTTGTGGTTGATACACCCAAGCACAATGTTCCAACTGCTTTTTTACCGGTGTCTGATATTTACAATATATTATTATCTTATAAATTAAGATATATGCAAATACGGAATGATAGACGCTTAGAAGCTGTCGTAATTTTTAAAAATCATGGAGAAGCTGCCGGGAGTTCTTTAGAGCATCCTCACTCCCAAATTGCAGCCACTCCCGTTGTTCCCTATCAATTTCGAGCCCGGATCCAGGAAGTTATACGTTATTTTGATGATACAGGGAATTGTATATTTTGTAGAACTTTGTTAGATGAGATTGCTACCGCATCCCGAATCATTGCTGAAAATGATAGCTTTTTAGCTTTTATTCCTTATGCGGCTCTATCTCCTTTTCATACCTGGATATTTCCGCGTTATCATGCTTCCTCTTATGATATGATAAGCGAATCCGAATTGAAAGATCTATCGGCAATTTTGAAAGAAGTATTGTTACGTCTTTATTATGGACTGGGGAATCCTGATTATAATTATACCATTCGTTCAGCCCCACTTGCTGACATGAATACGAGATATTACCATTGGTATTTATCCATTATTCCACGTGTAACCAAGCAAGCCGGTTTTGAGTTAGGAAGTGGTATGTTTATTAACTCTTCAATCCCGGAGGAAAGTGCAAGCTATTTAAGAGAGGTAACAATTCCGAAGGAATTTATCTGA
- a CDS encoding inositol monophosphatase, with translation MSSNILSPDVYFPFEELEERVQFIKDKEYEIYDYYSTLYGTYSQKDRLSGKEEKVFIDQSEREAGKYLSELIHSEFPNDTIRGEELKNITGNNDFSWILDPIDGGLNFLRGIPYYAISFGILFRESRAAGVVLIPELDDLYEAIKYREALKNDEPINTSKVNVLSNSILIPAYPQDRKKTVSSLIAEISATIVSGHSLRRTGSFCLDMCWLAEGRVEGLWEKNLTKEDLAAVSIILEEAGGMITDEHGKPFSDTYTGIIASNGHIHESLVELLEKSHKSIHLN, from the coding sequence ATGAGTTCAAACATACTTTCACCCGATGTATATTTTCCTTTTGAGGAACTTGAAGAAAGAGTACAGTTCATTAAAGATAAAGAATATGAAATTTATGATTATTACTCTACCCTGTATGGCACATACAGTCAAAAGGATAGACTTTCCGGAAAAGAGGAAAAAGTATTCATCGACCAGAGCGAAAGGGAAGCGGGAAAATATTTAAGTGAACTGATTCATTCTGAATTTCCGAATGATACAATTCGGGGAGAAGAACTTAAAAATATAACAGGAAATAATGACTTCTCTTGGATTCTGGATCCCATAGATGGAGGTTTGAATTTTCTACGGGGAATTCCTTATTATGCGATTTCCTTTGGAATCCTCTTTCGGGAATCCCGAGCAGCCGGTGTGGTTCTCATTCCGGAATTAGATGACTTATACGAAGCTATCAAATATAGGGAAGCCTTAAAAAATGACGAGCCTATAAATACCTCCAAAGTCAATGTTCTTTCCAACTCTATCCTGATACCGGCCTATCCTCAGGATAGAAAAAAAACCGTATCGTCCCTCATCGCTGAAATATCAGCTACTATTGTATCAGGGCATTCTTTACGCAGAACAGGTTCCTTCTGTTTGGACATGTGCTGGCTGGCAGAAGGAAGAGTAGAAGGCCTATGGGAAAAAAATCTAACGAAAGAAGATTTAGCTGCGGTTTCAATAATCTTAGAAGAAGCCGGAGGCATGATAACCGATGAACACGGTAAGCCCTTCTCTGATACTTACACCGGGATCATTGCCAGTAACGGACATATACACGAGAGTCTGGTAGAACTATTAGAAAAAAGCCATAAAAGCATTCACTTGAATTAG
- a CDS encoding response regulator transcription factor: MENCLITQKVGLLCYNTNNNNELCTLLYSIFQRENFYHFSSWKELREEENLNIIFIYAENLYNLELNNSTLHSRIKTRIIWILNDKSENNIIELCKFGIHRILFIQDFKDWSSELLRMLQDTKTISPKIIFSLFHYFHKHELSFLNHSHLTQRENQLIQLISEGIKNQAIAEILRISPLTVKKQIHNIHKKLQVRNRIALLQKAKELGII; the protein is encoded by the coding sequence ATGGAAAACTGTCTGATAACCCAAAAAGTAGGTTTATTATGCTACAATACGAATAATAACAATGAATTATGCACATTATTATACTCAATTTTTCAGAGAGAGAATTTTTACCACTTTTCCTCCTGGAAAGAGCTCAGGGAAGAGGAGAATTTAAATATCATTTTTATTTATGCGGAAAATCTTTACAACCTTGAATTAAATAACTCTACTCTTCATTCCCGAATAAAAACCAGAATTATTTGGATTTTGAACGATAAAAGTGAAAATAATATCATAGAATTATGTAAATTTGGTATTCACAGAATACTTTTTATACAGGATTTTAAGGATTGGAGTTCAGAGTTATTACGAATGCTTCAGGATACGAAAACAATTTCGCCCAAAATCATTTTTTCACTGTTTCACTATTTTCATAAGCATGAATTATCTTTTTTAAATCATTCTCACCTGACTCAGAGAGAAAATCAATTAATTCAGCTAATATCAGAAGGTATTAAAAACCAGGCTATTGCAGAAATCTTGCGTATTTCTCCCCTTACCGTTAAAAAACAGATTCATAATATCCATAAAAAGCTACAGGTAAGAAATCGAATCGCCTTGCTCCAAAAAGCAAAAGAACTTGGAATCATTTGA
- a CDS encoding NADP(H)-dependent aldo-keto reductase, with protein MIYTELGTSGLRVSKICLGTMTWGEQNTEKEAHEQLDYASEQGINFIDTAEMYPVPPKKETYSRTESIIGNWDRLHKERDKFILATKVIGPMRTDYIRSGINRLDRENITQAIEASLKRLKTDYIDLYQLHWPDRHTNFFGKLGYEYKENEEITSPEETLHVLQDLKKQGKVRFFGLSNETPWGVMEFLKISETKSLPRMISIQNPYNLLNRSFEIGLAEISHRENVGLLAYSPLAFGALSGKYRNGQKPENSRLTLWTRFQRYKNERAIRATDLYCELAEKAGLLPSQMALAFVNSRSFLCSNIIGATTMEQLKENIDSIQISLNKDVLEEIDKIHLEIPNPAP; from the coding sequence ATGATTTATACAGAACTCGGAACAAGCGGACTCAGAGTCAGTAAAATTTGTCTTGGAACCATGACCTGGGGAGAGCAGAATACAGAAAAAGAAGCCCATGAACAATTGGACTATGCCAGCGAACAGGGTATCAACTTCATAGATACAGCTGAAATGTATCCGGTTCCACCGAAAAAAGAAACTTATTCACGCACAGAAAGTATTATAGGAAACTGGGATAGACTCCACAAAGAAAGAGATAAGTTCATCCTGGCTACAAAAGTAATCGGGCCTATGAGAACCGACTACATCCGAAGCGGCATAAACCGGCTGGATAGGGAAAATATCACACAGGCAATAGAAGCCAGCTTAAAAAGACTCAAAACAGATTATATCGATCTCTATCAATTACATTGGCCTGATAGACACACAAACTTCTTTGGAAAGTTGGGTTATGAGTATAAGGAAAATGAAGAAATTACTTCACCGGAAGAAACCCTACACGTTTTACAGGATTTAAAGAAACAGGGAAAGGTTCGCTTTTTCGGTTTATCCAACGAAACACCCTGGGGAGTTATGGAATTTTTAAAAATTTCAGAAACTAAATCTCTTCCGAGAATGATAAGTATACAAAATCCTTATAATCTATTAAATCGAAGCTTTGAAATAGGTCTTGCTGAAATTAGTCACAGAGAAAATGTTGGATTACTTGCATATTCTCCCCTTGCCTTTGGTGCATTAAGTGGAAAATATAGAAATGGTCAAAAACCGGAAAATTCCAGATTAACTTTATGGACACGTTTTCAACGCTATAAAAATGAAAGAGCCATTCGAGCTACTGACTTATATTGTGAACTGGCTGAAAAAGCCGGTTTACTTCCATCCCAAATGGCCTTAGCTTTTGTAAACTCCCGCTCGTTTCTTTGTTCTAACATCATTGGTGCAACAACAATGGAACAACTAAAAGAAAACATAGATAGCATCCAAATATCTCTCAATAAAGATGTATTAGAAGAGATAGATAAAATTCACCTTGAAATCCCTAACCCGGCACCCTGA
- a CDS encoding diguanylate cyclase: MKELEKEIQDLKKKVEELEVLKRDFLFLLENTPDFIYIKDSQHRFTSTSRAFAELTGHKDWRELIGKTDFDIFPPEHAEEYFKFEKPVIENGQSLINHEEPYYDKNKELRWVSSSKRPVFGEDGQVIGLIGISKDITDLKNSKLAIERMAKYDFLTGLANRYLFNELANSAMLYAHRSNKNLALFFIDLDDFKEVNDTYGHDVGDKLLVSFSKTVKAYLRESDIIARLGGDEFIILLHDVSGKVAIIEVAKRILTFVSKKIEINETIKIGVSCSMGIALYPEDANELEKLIACADIAMYKSKLKGKNQFTFHEK, encoded by the coding sequence ATGAAAGAATTAGAAAAAGAAATTCAGGATTTGAAGAAGAAAGTTGAAGAACTGGAAGTTTTGAAACGGGATTTCTTATTTCTTTTAGAAAATACACCGGATTTTATCTATATCAAAGATAGCCAGCATCGCTTTACCAGTACCAGCAGGGCTTTTGCTGAGCTAACGGGTCATAAAGATTGGCGTGAGTTGATAGGTAAAACGGATTTTGATATATTTCCTCCGGAACATGCCGAAGAATACTTTAAATTTGAGAAACCCGTCATTGAAAACGGTCAATCTTTAATCAATCATGAAGAGCCTTATTACGATAAGAATAAAGAATTACGCTGGGTAAGTTCCAGTAAAAGGCCGGTTTTTGGAGAAGATGGACAGGTTATCGGTCTGATTGGAATCAGTAAGGATATAACAGATTTAAAAAATTCTAAACTAGCAATAGAACGTATGGCCAAATATGATTTCTTAACCGGTCTTGCAAATCGATATCTTTTTAATGAATTGGCAAATTCAGCTATGTTGTATGCACATCGTTCCAATAAAAATCTGGCTTTATTTTTTATTGATCTAGATGATTTTAAAGAAGTTAATGATACATACGGGCATGATGTTGGTGATAAATTATTGGTGAGTTTCTCTAAAACCGTAAAGGCATATCTCAGGGAATCGGACATTATTGCAAGACTGGGAGGAGATGAGTTTATCATTCTTTTACACGATGTATCAGGAAAGGTTGCTATTATAGAAGTAGCCAAACGGATCTTGACTTTTGTTTCCAAAAAGATAGAGATTAATGAAACAATTAAAATAGGGGTAAGTTGCAGTATGGGAATTGCCCTTTACCCGGAAGATGCAAACGAGTTAGAAAAACTCATCGCCTGTGCAGATATCGCTATGTATAAGTCCAAGCTAAAGGGAAAGAACCAGTTCACCTTTCATGAAAAATAA
- a CDS encoding sigma-70 family RNA polymerase sigma factor, protein MNLAKEKTIDLVKACAKGEEDALRDFFEIYSQDIYNFPLKVFHMTEDDASDFFLYAFERLKSGKRFHSFQGKSSFRTWFYTVLRNMLIDWKRTKKELRMVDSVKFNSSGMEYSTIENEPDELSNLKESARAFTEKFYYALSDIKLESRVTFKLAYIYYLNLNDDEIQFILDKTGMEVEELKEKILEIRSDLSDKEEERIKSEDKITSLYMNILDLKEAHKKEKVYHFQDNLPVEDKIELSLKKKYEQRRKLLEKRDKGHFLTRTPYKIISNLLQIPEGSVSIALQRVIEKVKKKLS, encoded by the coding sequence ATGAATCTAGCAAAAGAAAAAACAATCGATCTTGTTAAAGCCTGCGCAAAAGGGGAAGAAGACGCTTTGAGGGATTTCTTTGAAATCTATTCACAGGATATTTATAATTTTCCCCTGAAAGTGTTCCACATGACTGAAGATGATGCTTCGGATTTTTTCCTGTATGCCTTTGAGCGTTTGAAATCCGGAAAAAGGTTCCATTCTTTTCAGGGGAAATCAAGCTTTCGAACCTGGTTTTATACAGTATTAAGGAACATGCTTATCGACTGGAAACGAACTAAAAAAGAACTTCGTATGGTCGATAGTGTGAAGTTTAACTCCAGTGGAATGGAATACTCTACCATAGAGAATGAACCGGATGAATTGAGCAATCTGAAGGAATCGGCCCGTGCTTTTACAGAGAAGTTTTATTATGCTCTTTCTGATATAAAACTTGAAAGTCGTGTCACATTTAAGCTTGCCTATATTTATTATTTAAACCTGAATGATGATGAAATCCAGTTTATTCTGGATAAAACGGGAATGGAAGTTGAAGAACTGAAAGAAAAAATTTTAGAAATTCGTTCGGACCTAAGTGACAAAGAGGAAGAGAGAATTAAATCTGAGGATAAAATTACCTCTTTATACATGAACATCCTCGATTTAAAAGAGGCTCACAAAAAGGAAAAAGTTTATCATTTTCAGGATAACCTTCCGGTTGAAGATAAGATAGAATTGTCATTAAAGAAAAAATATGAGCAGAGAAGAAAGCTGCTTGAAAAGCGGGATAAAGGTCATTTTTTAACCAGGACTCCGTATAAAATTATTTCGAATCTCTTGCAAATTCCCGAAGGTAGCGTAAGTATTGCCTTGCAACGGGTGATTGAGAAGGTGAAAAAAAAATTAAGTTAG
- a CDS encoding acyl-CoA thioesterase gives MIITPIQIRFNDLDPMRRVNNASYAAYLELARMDFCNRYFPIDSLEDTPFVLVRVEMDIQNSLGPNEKAEVRTIVSRIGHSSWEFYAEIVNPESNKIYARAKTTQVYFDYRENTKKVIPESFRKILETEMQ, from the coding sequence ATGATAATAACTCCAATACAGATCCGTTTCAATGATTTAGATCCTATGAGGCGAGTCAATAATGCCAGTTATGCGGCTTATCTTGAATTGGCTCGCATGGACTTTTGTAATCGATATTTTCCTATCGATAGCCTTGAAGATACTCCCTTTGTGCTGGTAAGGGTAGAAATGGACATTCAAAACTCTCTCGGTCCCAATGAAAAAGCAGAAGTTAGAACTATCGTTTCTCGTATCGGTCACAGCTCCTGGGAATTTTATGCTGAAATTGTAAACCCTGAATCAAACAAAATATATGCCAGGGCGAAAACTACGCAGGTTTATTTTGATTACAGAGAAAATACCAAAAAAGTGATTCCTGAAAGTTTTAGAAAAATCTTAGAAACAGAGATGCAATAA